Genomic DNA from Taurinivorans muris:
TTATACGAGGAATATTATGTTCAAATCCGTCAAACGAAGCTATTACTGCGAAAACTGCAATCAGGAAACGTATTTGGATTTCAAAAACAAAAAAAATTGCCCGAAATGCAAATCAAATCTTATTCCGCTAAACTGCAGCCAAGAAGAATTTCAGGAATACTCACCGGAAGAAAAGGAAATCATTATTGAATCAAGCCTATTGCAGGAACGCACCAAAAACAAACACTTGCAGTGCGCAATAAAAAATCCTAAACTAAGCCCTGAAGAACAAATTCAAAAAATAGCCAATGATGTCACAGTGATAAAATGGAGCATACTTGGCTTTGCAGGCATTTGCGTTCTTATCTATCTTTTTGAAGAATTTCTCTAACATGCAAAATAAAAACAAATAACCCTATGAAAAACAAAATTTATGCGCTTTTTTTACTGTTTTTGTCTTCTTTGCCCCATTTTGCCCATGCAGAACAAAGCGAAGGAACAACCATGGAAGAAGCGAAGCAAATTGCCTTAACCCACGCCCGACTGAAAGAAGATGAAATCCATTCCCTCAAAATCGAAAAAGAATTTGACGGCAATATCCTGCAATATGAAATAGAATTTTACAAAGATGATATTGAATATGAATATGCCGTCAACATTGAAAACGGAAAAATCATACAATACAGTTATGAAAAAAACAGTGCGTCCATAACGCCGTTTCAGCCTGATAACGCAATTTTGCCCATACGAAAAATAAAGGAAATTGCTTTATCCCATGCGAAAATCAAAGGGGACGAAGCTCATTTCATAAAAATTTCTCAAGAAATTAAACGTGGTTACAACATATATACATTAAAATTCATACATGACGACCTTGAATACAACTATGCAATCAATGCTGTGAACGGCGAACTGATCGAATATAAAGTCAAGGATTACCGTTAAAACAAAAGATTACTATTAAAACAAAAAAGCCGAGTAAACCCGGCTTTTTTGTTTTAATGGCGAAATAATTTTACGCACCACGAAATTCAATAGACAAAATTTCATAGGTAACACGGCCTTTCGGAATATCAATGGTGATTTCCTCGCCTTCTTCGTGTCCAAGCAAGGCACTGCCGACAGGGGAACTGATAGAAATGGAGCCTGACGCAAAATCGGCTTCATCGGGACCAAGCAGGGTAAATTCTTTTTCTTCATCGGTATCAATATCAACAACTCTCACCGTTGCGCCAAAAATAACCTTATTGCCGCTCAGCGTATTTAAATCCACAACATTGAAAGCCGATAATTTTGATTCAATATAATTAATGCGGGCTTCTAAAAAACCTTGGCGTTCACGAGCAGCATCATATCCAGCATTTTCTTTTAAATCACCTTCTTCTCGTGCTTCTTTAATCGCTTGAATCACAATAGGACGTTCCTTTTTTAAGCGATCAAGCTCTTGTTCAAGTTTTTGATAGCCTTGTACGGAAATTGGAGTGTTACTCATGATAATATCCTTAAAAATAAAAATAAAAAACACCCAACATCTGCTAAAATGCGGGGCGTTACACACAACGTGAAGATTTCTTATAGCCTATTTCAAGGATACAGTCAAGGAAAAGCAAAAAAGAAAAACATTTCTCAATACCATATTAATCGCTTGCCAAATTGAAACAAGTTGCTACAATTTTTTCATGAAATCACATTATCTTTATTATTCCTTTGATGCATGGCTCAAAAACAGGCATAAGGCGAAAGTACAAAAAATTTCCCTTGACGCCCATGCAGGCTGCCCCAACAGGGACGGTACCATTCAATACGGAGGCTGCACGTTCTGCAATGCGGACGGCTCCGGTTCCGGGCTTATGCAAAAAGGACTGAGCCTTACCAAACAATGGGAATACTGGCTCAATAAATTCAGCAAATCAGACAGGCTCAAAAACACAAAAAATTTTCTCGCCTATATGCAGTCCTATTCCAATACTTACGGCTGTCTTGAAAAATTGGAAAAAATGACAACAGAACTGGCAAGTTTGGAAAAATGCGCCGGATTTTCCATCGGCACCCGTCCCGACTGCATTGATGAAGAAAAGCTCCGGCTTTTGGCTTCGCTGCCCTTTCAAACAAAATGGATAGAATTCGGCATACAATCCATGCACGACGAAACCCTCAAGCGCATACGCAGGGGGCATTCCGTGCAATGCTCGGTGGACGCCATAACACGTTCACGCAAGTACAATCTCAATGTCTGCGTCCATCTTATGGCGGGGCTTCCAGACGAAACAAAGGAAGATTTTCTTGATACGGTGAGGGAAGTGTGCAAACTTCCCGTTCAAGGCATAAAACTCCATGGGCTGTATGTTTGCAAAAACACACAGCTCGCAAAAGATTATCGTGCAAATGCCTATACGCCTATGGAACAGGAAGACTACATCAGACTCATTTGCGACGCATTATGCATTATTCCCTCAAATATCGCCATTCACAGACTTACTGCTGATTGCCATGATGAGGAACTCATCGCTCCCGAATGGGCGAAACTCAAAGGGCATATCGTTCGGGGCATTGAAGGGCTTCTTTTTCATGAAGGAAAATGGCAAGGCTGCAAAAATGATGTTCCTTTTGAAAATCCCTATACAGCCTTATACAAAAAACTGGAACGGTTATGATGAAATCCGCCTGCCGTACAGGTGTTTTTTATGCTAAAGCGGCAAAAAAAAGACTTACCATTTTGCATGATAAGTCTTTGAAATAAATGGCGTGCCTGACAGGAATCGAACCTGTGGCCTTAAACTCCGGAGGTTTACGCTCTATCCAACTGAGCTACAAGCACGCAAGGCAACCAATATGCTCTAAAAATAATTTTTTGTCAAACAACAAAACGGCAATAAATTGCCATTTGACGAATAAAATCCTCTATGCAATAATATCGCATACTTCAGCAAACAGGAAAGATATGAAACTTGGAAAATTATACGGGGTGGGCATAGGGTCCGGCAATCCGGAATATTTGACGCTGCGCGCCTGCAAAATTCTAAAAGAAGCGGACACGGTCTTTACAGTAATTTCCCAAAATGCAAGCGACAGCGTTTCCAAATCTGTTGTTGAATATGTCAAGCCCCAAGGAAAAATCGAACTTTTAATTTTCAGTATGGCAAAAAACAAAACCGACCGGGAAAACCAAGTTGCCGCTAACGCCAATAAAATTCTGGAAGAATTGGAACAAGGCAAAAATGTCGCCTTTGCAACACTCGGCGATGCCATGACTTACAGCACTTTCGGTTATGTCTATAAAATCATAAAGGAAAAACACCCCGATATATCAATCGAAATCATTCCGGGAATAAACTCATTCACAACCCTTTCAGCCATAAGCCAAAAAGTTTTGGCGGAAAACCGCCAAACCCTCCATGTCGTTCCATCCTTTAAAGAAGAAGACATTGAAAAAATCGAATTTCCGGAAAATTCCACCACGATTTTATTAAAAACCTACCGAACACGGGAAACGCTTCTAAAACGCCTGCAAAAAGAAAAGGAAAAACATCCCGGGCTTGAAATCATTTACGGCGAACATCTTGGCTTGGAGAGTGAACGCTTGGCTTTTTCCTTGGAAGAAATCAAAACGATTCCGGAAACATACCTTTCAATGATCATGGTGAAAAAATAATGGGCATACAATGGACCTTATCGGCAGGCGAAATCGAAAAAGAAAGTTTTCGCATAATTTTTGAAGAAACCCAAAATACGCCCCTTGCAAAACTTCCTCCCGCGGAATGGAAAATCGCAAGAAGGCTTATCCACACAACAGCGGATCTGCATATCGCCGACACCTTGGTCTTTTCCGGTAATCCCATTAAAGCCGGCATTGAAGCCCTTTTATCCGCAAGCCCTATTTTTTGCGATTCCAAAATGATACGCTCTGGACTGTCCATGCAGAAACTGCAATCCATTAATCCCGATTATTCCGAAACGCACTTGCTCTGTTCCATAAGCGACAGCGATGTTATTGAAAAAGCCCAAAAAGAGAATAGGACACGGGCCCTTTGCTCCGTGGAGAAAAATAAGGACAAACTCGACAATGCCATTGTGCTGATCGGCAACGCCCCTCTTGCTCTTGCCCAAATATGCCAATATGTTTTAGACGGACTGGTAAAACCCGCCCTTATTGTCGGCATGCCTGTCGGTTTTGTCAATGTCGTGGAATCAAAAGAACTTTTAACCCAATGCCCCGTCCCTTACATTTCCCTTTTAGGCAGACGCGGAGGCAGCGCCTTAGCTGTGACAACCCTGCATGCCATTATGGAAAATATTTTAAAATAACAGTATGAAAAAGCATGCTCAAAATTTACGTTACGGATATTCGACAGGAGCGTGCCTTTCCGCCCTTGGCTGCGCGTTATGGAAATTTTTGCGACAAAAAAAGCGCCCGCAGCAAATAAACATCACGTTTTTGGACGGACAGGAAAAAGAGCTGCCCCTTATTTCGGATAAGCTCGGCCAAGGTATCCTGCAAATCCGAAAAGACGGCGGAGACGACCCCGACTGCACGCATTCAGCAGTGTTATCGGCAAGTCTTTTTCAAAGTTCCCTTGAAAACGCGCAAAAGGAAGATTATATCCTTTCCGTCGGAAACGACACGCTTATTCTGCATGCCACCCACGGCATAGGACTTTGCACACGCAAGGGGCTTGACTGCGAAGAGGGAAAATGGGCGATCAATGTCAATCCCCGCAAAATGCTTATGCTTAATCTGCAAAAATACGGCATGGGACAAAGCCCAAACTCTCAAATCTGGCAGCTCAATATCGGTGTTGAAAACGGAGAGGAACTGGCGAAAAAAACCCTCAACGCCAAACTCGGCGTTATCGGCGGAATTTCCATTTTAGGAACAACGGGGCACGTCAAGCCTTTCAGCCATGACGCTTATGTTCAAACCATCCGCATATGTGTACGCACAGCCAAATCGGAACAAAGTTCGCATATTGTTTTCGGCACGGGCGCAAGAAGCTTGAGCAATGCAAAAAAATTTTATCCGTACCTGCCTGAGAACAATTTCATCCCCATTGCGGATTTCATAGGCAAAAGTCTTGAAATAGCAAAAGAAGAAGGCATTTTGGAAATAAGCGTTGCCTGCATGGCGGGAAAACTCTGCAAATACGCAAGCAAACAATTTTACACCCATGCCAGCAAGGAAGAACAGGATTTATCCCTGCTTTTCCAACAAATCAAAGAACTCGGCTTTACGGAAAACGATATGACGGACATGAATTGGCACTATGCAAAGTCCGTGCGTGAAGCCCTCCATTCTTTTTCTGCAAACGCACAAAAACAAATATTGCAAGCACTTGCAAAAAAAGCGCTTGCATTTTTTCAATCAATTCATTCCGCGGCATATTTTCATTTGCTCCTTTGCGATTTTGACGGTACTATTCTTTTCACATTGCATAGCGGGAAAAAACATGCCTAAACAAGATAAGCCCATAACCATTTATTCTTGCGGAATTGATTTCAGT
This window encodes:
- a CDS encoding PepSY domain-containing protein, giving the protein MKNKIYALFLLFLSSLPHFAHAEQSEGTTMEEAKQIALTHARLKEDEIHSLKIEKEFDGNILQYEIEFYKDDIEYEYAVNIENGKIIQYSYEKNSASITPFQPDNAILPIRKIKEIALSHAKIKGDEAHFIKISQEIKRGYNIYTLKFIHDDLEYNYAINAVNGELIEYKVKDYR
- the greA gene encoding transcription elongation factor GreA; protein product: MSNTPISVQGYQKLEQELDRLKKERPIVIQAIKEAREEGDLKENAGYDAARERQGFLEARINYIESKLSAFNVVDLNTLSGNKVIFGATVRVVDIDTDEEKEFTLLGPDEADFASGSISISSPVGSALLGHEEGEEITIDIPKGRVTYEILSIEFRGA
- a CDS encoding TIGR01212 family radical SAM protein (This family includes YhcC from E. coli K-12, an uncharacterized radical SAM protein.), coding for MKSHYLYYSFDAWLKNRHKAKVQKISLDAHAGCPNRDGTIQYGGCTFCNADGSGSGLMQKGLSLTKQWEYWLNKFSKSDRLKNTKNFLAYMQSYSNTYGCLEKLEKMTTELASLEKCAGFSIGTRPDCIDEEKLRLLASLPFQTKWIEFGIQSMHDETLKRIRRGHSVQCSVDAITRSRKYNLNVCVHLMAGLPDETKEDFLDTVREVCKLPVQGIKLHGLYVCKNTQLAKDYRANAYTPMEQEDYIRLICDALCIIPSNIAIHRLTADCHDEELIAPEWAKLKGHIVRGIEGLLFHEGKWQGCKNDVPFENPYTALYKKLERL
- the cobI gene encoding precorrin-2 C(20)-methyltransferase, whose protein sequence is MKLGKLYGVGIGSGNPEYLTLRACKILKEADTVFTVISQNASDSVSKSVVEYVKPQGKIELLIFSMAKNKTDRENQVAANANKILEELEQGKNVAFATLGDAMTYSTFGYVYKIIKEKHPDISIEIIPGINSFTTLSAISQKVLAENRQTLHVVPSFKEEDIEKIEFPENSTTILLKTYRTRETLLKRLQKEKEKHPGLEIIYGEHLGLESERLAFSLEEIKTIPETYLSMIMVKK
- a CDS encoding precorrin-8X methylmutase — translated: MGIQWTLSAGEIEKESFRIIFEETQNTPLAKLPPAEWKIARRLIHTTADLHIADTLVFSGNPIKAGIEALLSASPIFCDSKMIRSGLSMQKLQSINPDYSETHLLCSISDSDVIEKAQKENRTRALCSVEKNKDKLDNAIVLIGNAPLALAQICQYVLDGLVKPALIVGMPVGFVNVVESKELLTQCPVPYISLLGRRGGSALAVTTLHAIMENILK
- the cbiD gene encoding cobalt-precorrin-5B (C(1))-methyltransferase CbiD; its protein translation is MKKHAQNLRYGYSTGACLSALGCALWKFLRQKKRPQQINITFLDGQEKELPLISDKLGQGILQIRKDGGDDPDCTHSAVLSASLFQSSLENAQKEDYILSVGNDTLILHATHGIGLCTRKGLDCEEGKWAINVNPRKMLMLNLQKYGMGQSPNSQIWQLNIGVENGEELAKKTLNAKLGVIGGISILGTTGHVKPFSHDAYVQTIRICVRTAKSEQSSHIVFGTGARSLSNAKKFYPYLPENNFIPIADFIGKSLEIAKEEGILEISVACMAGKLCKYASKQFYTHASKEEQDLSLLFQQIKELGFTENDMTDMNWHYAKSVREALHSFSANAQKQILQALAKKALAFFQSIHSAAYFHLLLCDFDGTILFTLHSGKKHA